From Apium graveolens cultivar Ventura chromosome 9, ASM990537v1, whole genome shotgun sequence, the proteins below share one genomic window:
- the LOC141687430 gene encoding uncharacterized protein LOC141687430, protein MGELKHFFHEHELILNEVEPVVGKNVECAMCRQPINKHIDAFYSGNTFATDGTSSSNSVGFFMHKTCCELPTTFTHPMIPQHPLKLLEYRRKKVQFSLCNVCDGGSQGFYYGADNKNFSVCLKCVKYELKSLEQRTRWHPGHNHPLTLVQSPALFLCHACNTTATDLSYICTICSFYIHKSCANAPVTYQCKFHNQHTLILAYSLPLEYRDFFWFCNICSKTINPIYWIYYCANCRFFAHFKCASSSEMLRDDDEADSGGSNLMHFPAHDEASLHEMMQQCITKTALLHNSAIVEPSPYINHWTHEHQLALRNKNAEASILDLNGKLEDTELLICDGCTKPIILVDDDVFYECNSCKFFLHRSCAQFPESFEHHLAGRLFISRIKFATLSCKGCGISHNGILMWNETIWLDIVCASLPAKIKHEGHRHALDQLKSPDVNYCRACCDIVRDKEAIMYGCEKCGFFIHLRCALRPHVVKHRWDSHPLYLILFPKDVSDHPHDYDCEFCSQQIYPGGWFYHCNTCDLSFHVHCIDPFIFYSNMKFGATNIYSRSHAHQHGLTSVLNKKKRQCQICWKDAFGDPVLECSPCKYIVHINCFLF, encoded by the exons ATGGGAGAATTGAAACATTTTTTTCATGAGCATGAGCTGATACTAAATGAAGTTGAGCCTGTTGTTGGTAAGAATGTTGAATGTGCTATGTGCAGACAGCCAATAAACAAACACATAGACGCATTTTATAGCGGCAACACTTTCGCTACTGATGGTACTTCATCGAGTAATTCTGTTGGTTTCTTCATGCATAAAACTTGTTGTGAGTTGCCCACAACATTTACACACCCTATGATCCCACAACACCCTCTAAAACTCCTTGAATATCGTCGTAAAAAAGTTCAGTTTTCTCTTTGTAATGTTTGCGATGGCGGGTCCCAGGGTTTTTATTATGGTGCTGACAATAAGAATTTCTCTGTATGTCTGAAATGCGTAAAATATGAACTTAAATCTCTAGAGCAGCGTACTCGTTGGCATCCAGGTCACAATCACCCATTAACCTTAGTCCAAAGCCCAGCTTTGTTCCTTTGTCATGCTTGTAACACTACAGCTACTGACTTGTCCTATATCTGTACCATATGTTCTTTTTATATACACAAGAGTTGTGCCAATGCACCCGTCACCTACCAATGTAAATTTCACAACCAACACACTCTCATCTTGGCCTACTCTCTTCCCCTAGAATATCGTGATTTTTTCTGGTTCTGCAACATCTGCAGTAAAACTATAAACCCCATCTACTGGATTTATTATTGTGCAAATTGCAGATTTTTTGCTCACTTTAAATGCGCTTCATCAAGTGAAATGTTGAG AGACGATGATGAAGCGGATAGTGGGGGTTCCAATTTGATGCACTTTCCAGCGCATGATGAAGCATCACTACATGAAATGATGCAGCAATGTATTACGAAGACTGCTCTCCTGCATAATTCTGCCATTGTGGAGCCTTCACCCTATATCAACCATTGGACCCATGAACACCAGCTGGCACTCAGAAACAAGAATGCAGAAGCGTCAATCCTTGACTTGAATGGGAAATTAGAAGATACGGAATTGCTAATTTGCGATGGGTGCACTAAACCAATTATCTTGGTTGATGATGATGTATTCTATGAATGCAATTCATGCAAATTTTTTCTCCACAGGTCATGCGCCCAATTTCCGGAAAGTTTTGAGCATCACCTCGCGGGCAGGCTGTTTATAAGTAGAATCAAATTCGCCACTTTGAGCTGCAAAGGTTGCGGCATTTCTCATAATGGGATTCTCATGTGGAATGAAACAATCTGGTTGGACATCGTGTGTGCTTCATTACCCGCAAAAATCAAACATGAAGGTCATCGCCACGCTCTTGACCAATTAAAGTCTCCAGATGTTAATTATTGCAGAGCGTGTTGTGACATTGTGAGAGACAAAGAAGCTATCATGTATGGATGTGAAAAATGTGGATTCTTCATACACTTAAGGTGTGCGTTAAGGCCGCATGTGGTGAAACATAGATGGGACTCACATCCCCTCTACCTGATTCTGTTTCCCAAGGATGTATCTGATCATCCTCACGATTACGACTGTGAATTTTGTTCCCAGCAGATTTATCCAGGGGGTTGGTTTTATCACTGCAATACTTGTGATCTATCGTTTCATGTCCACTGTATTGATCCATTTATCTTTTACTCCAACATGAAGTTTGGTGCTACCAACATTTATAGCCGCTCACATGCTCACCAACACGGCCTCACATCGGTTCTGAATAAAAAGAAGCGACAGTGCCAGATATGTTGGAAAGATGCATTTGGTGACCCAGTTCTTGAATGTTCACCATGCAAATATATAGTGCATATCAATTGTTTCTTATTTTGA